Proteins encoded within one genomic window of Nonomuraea gerenzanensis:
- a CDS encoding LacI family DNA-binding transcriptional regulator: MVTLEDVAKQAGVSLATASRVLNGSTRQVGAALRARVERAADELGYRANIAAQTLARGASNVIGIVVHDLTDPYFAALADGAMRAAATEGLLVMVGTTHRDPEQEIAYLATLHAQRVRAVLLVGSRVADQGVTRRLREELARYQAGGGRAACVGQDLLGVDTVAPANREGAAELARALAELGHTRFAILAGPPHLVTAADRCAGFAGALDELGLPAPQVIHGPFDRDGGYTAAQQVGEATCVFAVNDVMAVGALAAYRERGVRVPEDVSVAGFDDIVTLRDHVPALTTVRLPLKDMGARALELALNEDDPVVVEQVAGEVVLRESVRRMA, from the coding sequence GTGGTCACGCTTGAAGACGTCGCCAAGCAGGCGGGCGTCTCGCTCGCGACCGCCTCGCGGGTGCTGAACGGCAGCACCCGCCAGGTGGGCGCGGCCCTGCGGGCGCGTGTCGAGCGCGCCGCGGACGAGCTCGGCTACCGGGCCAACATCGCCGCGCAGACGCTGGCGCGCGGGGCGAGCAACGTCATCGGCATCGTGGTGCACGACCTCACCGACCCCTACTTCGCGGCCCTGGCCGACGGGGCCATGCGGGCGGCGGCCACCGAGGGGCTGCTGGTCATGGTGGGCACCACCCATCGCGACCCCGAGCAGGAGATCGCCTACCTGGCCACGCTGCACGCCCAGCGCGTGCGCGCCGTGCTGCTGGTCGGCTCGCGCGTCGCCGACCAGGGCGTCACCAGGCGGCTGCGCGAGGAGCTGGCCCGCTACCAGGCGGGCGGCGGCCGGGCGGCCTGCGTCGGGCAGGACCTCCTCGGCGTGGACACCGTCGCGCCCGCCAACAGGGAGGGCGCCGCCGAGCTGGCCAGGGCGCTGGCGGAGCTGGGCCACACGCGGTTCGCGATCCTGGCGGGCCCGCCGCACCTGGTGACGGCCGCCGACCGGTGCGCCGGCTTCGCCGGGGCGCTCGACGAGCTGGGGTTGCCCGCCCCGCAGGTGATCCACGGCCCGTTCGACCGCGACGGCGGCTACACCGCCGCCCAGCAGGTCGGGGAGGCCACCTGCGTGTTCGCCGTCAACGACGTGATGGCGGTGGGCGCCCTGGCGGCCTACCGCGAGCGCGGGGTCCGGGTGCCCGAGGACGTCTCGGTGGCCGGTTTCGACGACATCGTCACCCTGCGTGATCATGTCCCCGCGCTGACGACCGTCCGGCTGCCGCTGAAGGACATGGGGGCGCGGGCGCTGGAGCTGGCGCTGAACGAGGACGACCCGGTCGTGGTCGAGCAGGTGGCCGGCGAGGTCGTGCTGCGGGAGAGCGTACGGAGGATGGCTTGA
- a CDS encoding alkaline phosphatase family protein has protein sequence MSAFTSKVLVVGMDGLRFDRLLALDAPVLAGLRSTGAYGTSMLPYGEAGTPRTESPGEVVPKTPEPGDGGRVIRSRTDSGPGWSSIATGVWPDKHGVVDNGFAGPRFQRFPDFLTRAKRARPELTTSAFFSWAALAEHGAFGPAIDHRFVLDGYTVGWAAADKQVAEAAERHLAEDDPDAVFVYLGDTDEVAHDLGPHCPEYAVALQTQDAYLGRLLDTIRARPGYADERWTVLVTTDHGHVDAGGHGGTSDEERTVFVILNRLGEDLGGRPLGEPRLVDVGPTALAAIGVPAEPDWDLDGRPLQP, from the coding sequence ATGTCCGCTTTTACAAGCAAGGTGCTCGTCGTCGGCATGGACGGGCTCAGGTTCGACCGGCTGCTCGCCCTGGACGCCCCCGTCCTGGCCGGGCTGAGGTCCACCGGCGCGTACGGCACCAGCATGCTCCCCTACGGCGAGGCCGGCACCCCGCGCACCGAGTCCCCCGGCGAGGTCGTCCCCAAGACCCCCGAGCCCGGTGACGGCGGCCGGGTGATCAGGTCGAGGACCGACTCGGGCCCCGGCTGGTCGTCGATCGCCACCGGTGTCTGGCCGGACAAGCACGGTGTCGTGGACAACGGCTTCGCCGGCCCCCGGTTCCAGAGATTCCCGGACTTCCTGACGCGGGCCAAGCGCGCCAGGCCCGAGCTGACCACCTCGGCGTTCTTCTCCTGGGCCGCCCTGGCCGAGCACGGAGCCTTCGGCCCGGCGATCGACCACCGGTTCGTGCTCGACGGGTACACCGTCGGCTGGGCCGCCGCCGACAAGCAGGTCGCCGAGGCCGCCGAGCGCCACCTGGCCGAGGACGACCCGGACGCGGTCTTCGTCTACCTCGGCGACACCGACGAGGTGGCCCACGACCTCGGCCCGCACTGCCCCGAGTACGCCGTCGCCCTCCAGACCCAGGACGCCTACCTGGGCCGTCTGCTCGACACGATCCGCGCGCGTCCGGGGTACGCGGACGAGCGCTGGACGGTGCTGGTCACCACCGATCACGGTCACGTGGACGCGGGCGGGCACGGCGGCACCTCCGACGAGGAGCGCACGGTCTTCGTGATCCTCAACCGGCTGGGCGAGGACCTCGGCGGGCGCCCGCTCGGTGAGCCCCGGCTGGTGGACGTCGGGCCGACGGCGCTGGCCGCGATCGGCGTGCCCGCCGAGCCGGACTGGGACCTGGACGGCCGCCCCCTGCAACCCTGA
- a CDS encoding response regulator: MREHPLRLMIVDDHPVVRDGLRGIFDGVPGIEVVAEAGDGHEALAQARATEPDVVLMDLRMPGLDGVGAIERLAADHPRIRVVVLTTYDTDADVSRALAAGVAGYLLKDAPREELQAAVRTAAAGGRVLAQRITSQLIDGLGRKPAAAPTPRELEVLRLIARGAANKEVARALLISETTVKTHLKHVFAKLGVDNRAAAVVAAMERRLI, encoded by the coding sequence GTGCGTGAGCATCCCCTGCGCCTGATGATCGTCGACGACCACCCCGTGGTCCGCGACGGGCTGCGCGGCATCTTCGACGGCGTGCCCGGCATCGAGGTGGTGGCCGAGGCGGGCGACGGGCACGAGGCCCTCGCCCAGGCCAGGGCCACCGAGCCCGACGTGGTGCTGATGGACCTGCGCATGCCGGGGCTCGACGGCGTGGGGGCGATCGAGCGGCTGGCCGCCGACCATCCGCGGATCAGGGTCGTGGTGCTGACCACGTACGACACCGACGCCGACGTGTCGCGGGCGCTGGCCGCCGGGGTGGCGGGCTACCTGCTCAAGGACGCGCCGCGCGAGGAGCTCCAGGCGGCCGTGCGCACGGCGGCGGCCGGCGGGCGGGTGCTGGCCCAGCGGATCACCTCGCAGCTCATCGACGGCCTGGGCCGCAAGCCCGCGGCGGCGCCGACGCCCCGGGAGCTGGAAGTGCTCAGGCTGATCGCGCGCGGGGCCGCCAACAAGGAGGTGGCGCGGGCCCTGCTGATCAGCGAGACCACCGTGAAGACGCACCTCAAGCACGTCTTCGCCAAGCTCGGCGTGGACAACAGGGCGGCGGCCGTGGTGGCGGCGATGGAGCGGCGTCTCATCTGA
- a CDS encoding LCP family protein, whose protein sequence is MSVALTLVLVAVALGAYGYYRYLDDRIPREPIDPGTTRPPDTGALNVLLVGSDSREGDNKKYGATTVGAGERTDTIMLLHIAPNRDGATMISFPRDSMVQIPECKGRNGAVLAAGLRQVNSAFNDGGINCTIKTLESLTNIKIDHFVKVDFTGFKGIIDALGGIEICLPKAVNDKEAKFVLGAGRHTVNGEQALGYVRTRYSLGDGSDLSRIERQQIFLTQVMKKVTDGGLLTDPGKLNAFLQAATQAVTVDDGLGLDRMLEIARSVSGLTAKELKGITVPTEPYPENTARVQFAQPAARDFFEAVRNDTDIKPTASAARTSAPKIEHEQVRLQVLNATGEQGKALQVADALAAQGFVVTQVGNAAPADTTTIRYAKKDATDGPAYGDAVAARLSKDKRTPVQGKVKAVASQPYELKSPPAQPATGPVIQLVIGKDWPGVRVQSAIPDALKDKVVDSNTDPCK, encoded by the coding sequence GTGAGTGTCGCGCTGACGCTGGTGCTGGTGGCCGTCGCGCTCGGCGCGTACGGCTACTACCGCTACCTCGACGACCGCATCCCGCGCGAGCCCATCGACCCGGGCACCACCCGCCCGCCCGACACCGGCGCGCTCAACGTGCTGCTCGTCGGCTCCGACTCCCGCGAGGGCGACAACAAGAAGTACGGCGCCACGACCGTGGGGGCGGGCGAGCGCACCGACACGATCATGCTCCTGCACATCGCGCCCAACCGCGACGGCGCCACGATGATCAGCTTCCCGCGCGACTCGATGGTGCAGATCCCCGAGTGCAAGGGCAGGAACGGGGCCGTGCTGGCCGCCGGGCTGCGCCAGGTCAACTCCGCCTTCAACGACGGCGGCATCAACTGCACGATCAAGACCCTCGAGTCGCTGACCAACATCAAGATCGACCACTTCGTGAAGGTCGACTTCACCGGCTTCAAGGGCATCATCGACGCGCTCGGCGGCATCGAGATCTGCCTGCCCAAGGCCGTCAACGACAAAGAGGCCAAGTTCGTGCTCGGCGCCGGCAGGCACACGGTCAACGGGGAGCAGGCGCTGGGCTACGTACGGACCAGGTACTCCCTGGGCGACGGCAGCGACCTCAGCCGGATCGAGCGCCAGCAGATCTTCCTCACCCAGGTGATGAAGAAGGTCACCGACGGCGGCCTGCTCACCGACCCCGGCAAGCTGAACGCCTTCCTCCAGGCCGCCACCCAGGCCGTCACCGTGGACGACGGCCTCGGCCTGGACCGCATGCTGGAGATCGCCAGGAGCGTCAGCGGGCTGACCGCCAAGGAGCTCAAGGGCATCACGGTGCCCACCGAGCCGTACCCGGAGAACACGGCCAGGGTGCAGTTCGCCCAGCCGGCGGCGCGCGACTTCTTCGAGGCCGTGCGCAACGACACCGACATCAAGCCCACCGCGTCGGCCGCCAGGACGAGCGCGCCGAAGATCGAGCACGAGCAGGTGCGCCTGCAGGTGCTCAACGCCACCGGCGAGCAGGGCAAGGCCCTTCAGGTGGCGGACGCGCTGGCCGCGCAGGGCTTCGTGGTCACGCAGGTGGGCAACGCCGCGCCAGCCGACACCACCACGATCAGGTACGCCAAGAAGGACGCCACGGACGGCCCCGCCTACGGGGACGCGGTGGCCGCCCGGCTGTCGAAGGACAAGCGCACGCCCGTGCAGGGCAAGGTCAAGGCGGTCGCCTCGCAGCCGTACGAGCTGAAGAGCCCGCCCGCCCAGCCGGCCACCGGGCCGGTCATCCAGCTCGTCATCGGCAAGGACTGGCCGGGGGTCCGGGTCCAGTCGGCGATCCCGGACGCGCTCAAGGACAAGGTCGTGGACAGCAACACGGACCCGTGCAAGTGA
- a CDS encoding sensor histidine kinase yields MDEAGWPRVFHLLFYTCLAMAATIATVQDGPDPLGLGLTALLGAWYTFFIARRPALLERFNPMVWHFLVLVGLNYALVRTNSSYQAMSYGLIAMPYLLLPGRWGYAGAVLFVVSSAAAAGAFEAARDDPAVLAYVLGSTALTLIMGLFTHELVKHSEQNLVVGALEERARLAREIHDTLAQGFSGIIAQLEAAEQGIDDPEAVRRRIAQAKRLARDSLKEARRSVDALRPEPLERAPLHEALKAVAGRWSAATGVPATVSVDGEPRRLPEDVEATLLRAAQEGLANVAKHAGARRAVLTLSYMEEEVTLDVLDDGAGFDPAGTAGGYGLIAMRERAARSGGTVTVESALGEGTALCVSIPCA; encoded by the coding sequence TTGGACGAGGCAGGCTGGCCCCGGGTCTTCCACCTGCTCTTCTACACCTGCCTCGCGATGGCGGCGACGATCGCGACCGTGCAGGACGGGCCCGACCCCCTCGGGCTCGGGCTGACGGCGCTGCTGGGCGCCTGGTACACGTTCTTCATCGCCCGCCGGCCCGCGCTGCTCGAACGGTTCAACCCCATGGTGTGGCACTTCCTGGTGCTGGTGGGGCTGAACTACGCGCTCGTCCGGACGAACTCCTCCTACCAGGCGATGTCGTACGGCCTGATCGCGATGCCCTACCTGCTGCTGCCGGGCCGGTGGGGCTACGCGGGCGCGGTGCTGTTCGTCGTGTCGAGCGCCGCCGCGGCCGGGGCGTTCGAGGCCGCCCGCGACGATCCGGCCGTGCTGGCCTACGTCCTGGGCAGCACGGCGCTGACGCTCATCATGGGCCTGTTCACGCACGAGCTGGTCAAGCACAGCGAGCAGAACCTGGTCGTGGGCGCGCTGGAGGAGCGGGCCAGGCTCGCCCGCGAGATCCACGACACGCTCGCCCAGGGGTTCAGCGGCATCATCGCCCAGCTCGAAGCGGCCGAGCAGGGCATCGACGACCCCGAGGCGGTGCGCAGGCGCATCGCCCAGGCCAAGCGACTGGCCCGCGACAGCCTCAAGGAGGCCAGGCGGTCGGTGGACGCGCTGCGCCCCGAGCCGCTGGAGCGGGCGCCGCTGCACGAGGCGCTGAAGGCCGTGGCCGGGCGCTGGTCGGCCGCGACCGGCGTGCCCGCCACCGTCTCGGTGGACGGCGAGCCGCGGCGGCTGCCGGAGGACGTGGAGGCCACGCTGCTGCGCGCCGCCCAGGAGGGCCTGGCCAACGTGGCCAAGCACGCCGGCGCCCGCCGCGCGGTGCTGACGCTGTCGTACATGGAGGAGGAGGTCACCCTGGACGTGCTCGACGACGGCGCGGGCTTCGACCCCGCGGGCACGGCCGGCGGCTACGGGCTGATCGCGATGCGCGAGCGGGCCGCGCGCTCGGGCGGCACCGTCACGGTGGAGTCGGCGCTGGGCGAAGGGACGGCGTTGTGCGTGAGCATCCCCTGCGCCTGA
- a CDS encoding PEP/pyruvate-binding domain-containing protein produces the protein MKTTVLDFSEIDAGMLAEVGGKAANLGELTAAGLPVPPGWVLTTEAYRQVAQGLLTSGDDLAERARRHLLEAPVPDAVQEAIVKAYAGLGDDVPVAVRSSATAEDLPFASFAGQQDTFLNVVGAQAVVEAVRRCWASLWTDRAVAYRESNGIDHAAVRLAVVVQRMVDARVAGVMFTANPVTGRRRESVIDASPGLGEAVVSGAVNPDRFRVFDGEILERHAGDKRLAIRSLPGGGTERVETAEPGLCLTDREVRGLAALGARVEAHYGAPQDTEWAIDGHGTLWLTQARPITTLYPLPEPTRPGLRVYFSVNVVQGVMGPLTPMGQSAFKVISAGGAGLAGHRPADLLGGAGFLTVSGERLWLDLTTAVRSRPGRALLPRVLTLGEARAVSVVERLFEDPRLSQAHTSVRPFLRGLARFARNLRLPQRVLKALTRPDQALAATVTTGERLDARLRVPGSATPAQRLDHAERVLAGTFPLIISIMPTVVTGYGLFALASKLSGVPVAEMSDVLRSLPHNPTTEMDLELWRLATRIEPGPFRELSVPELVEHYQEGRLPPLAQREIAAFLDEYGHRGVAEIDLGVPRWSEEPGHILGVLANYLRMDTGVPPSEQFADGVRQARATIAHVAARARRRGRWRAPVVRFALGRTRRYAGLRELPKFYLVKTLAAVRRSLLVVGEHLVGLGVLDSAQDVFFLDLRETRAALAGGDLRALVAERRATYERERRRRHVPRVLLSDGTEPEALSQPGGDGGIAGTPASPGTVTGVARVVLDPIGAHLEPGEILVCPSTDPGWTPLFLTAGGLVMEMGGAMSHGAVVAREYGIPAVVGVPDATHRITSGQRITVNGAAGTVTIDE, from the coding sequence ATGAAGACCACGGTCCTTGACTTCTCGGAGATCGACGCGGGCATGCTCGCCGAGGTGGGCGGCAAGGCGGCCAACCTGGGCGAGCTGACCGCTGCGGGCCTGCCGGTGCCGCCCGGCTGGGTGCTCACCACGGAGGCGTACCGGCAGGTCGCGCAGGGTCTGCTGACCAGCGGCGACGACCTGGCCGAGCGGGCCAGGCGGCACCTGCTGGAGGCCCCGGTCCCGGACGCCGTGCAGGAGGCGATCGTGAAGGCGTACGCGGGGCTCGGCGACGACGTGCCCGTGGCCGTGCGCTCCTCCGCCACCGCCGAGGACCTGCCGTTCGCCAGCTTCGCCGGCCAGCAGGACACCTTCCTCAACGTGGTGGGCGCCCAGGCGGTGGTGGAGGCCGTACGCCGCTGCTGGGCCTCGCTCTGGACCGACCGCGCGGTGGCCTACCGCGAGTCCAACGGCATCGACCACGCCGCCGTCCGGCTCGCGGTGGTCGTCCAGCGGATGGTGGACGCGCGAGTCGCGGGCGTGATGTTCACCGCCAACCCGGTGACGGGCAGGCGGCGCGAGAGCGTCATCGACGCCAGCCCCGGTCTCGGCGAGGCCGTGGTCTCCGGCGCGGTGAACCCCGACCGCTTCCGCGTCTTCGACGGCGAGATCCTCGAACGCCACGCCGGCGACAAGCGGCTGGCCATCCGCTCCCTGCCCGGCGGCGGCACCGAACGCGTCGAGACGGCCGAGCCCGGCCTCTGCCTGACCGACCGCGAGGTACGCGGGCTCGCCGCACTCGGCGCCCGCGTCGAGGCCCACTACGGCGCCCCGCAGGACACCGAGTGGGCCATCGACGGCCACGGCACGCTCTGGCTCACCCAGGCCAGGCCGATCACCACGCTCTACCCGCTGCCCGAGCCCACCCGGCCCGGCCTGCGGGTGTACTTCTCCGTCAACGTCGTCCAGGGCGTGATGGGGCCGCTGACCCCGATGGGGCAGTCGGCGTTCAAGGTGATCAGCGCGGGCGGCGCGGGCCTGGCCGGCCACCGGCCCGCCGACCTCCTCGGCGGCGCCGGCTTCCTGACGGTCTCGGGGGAGCGGCTCTGGCTCGACCTCACCACCGCCGTGCGCAGCCGTCCCGGCCGCGCCCTGCTGCCCCGCGTGCTGACGCTCGGCGAGGCCCGCGCGGTGAGCGTGGTGGAGCGGCTCTTCGAGGACCCGCGCCTGAGCCAGGCGCACACGTCCGTCCGGCCCTTCCTGCGGGGCCTGGCCAGGTTCGCCCGCAACCTGCGCCTGCCGCAGCGGGTCCTGAAGGCGCTCACCCGGCCGGACCAGGCCCTCGCCGCCACGGTGACGACCGGCGAGAGGCTGGACGCGAGGCTCCGGGTGCCCGGCTCCGCGACCCCAGCACAGCGCCTCGACCACGCCGAACGGGTCCTGGCGGGCACCTTCCCGCTGATCATCTCCATCATGCCGACCGTGGTCACCGGCTACGGCCTGTTCGCGCTGGCCTCCAAGCTCTCCGGTGTGCCCGTGGCCGAGATGAGCGACGTGCTGCGCAGCCTGCCGCACAACCCGACCACCGAGATGGACCTGGAGCTGTGGCGGCTGGCCACCCGCATCGAGCCGGGCCCGTTCCGCGAGCTGTCCGTGCCCGAGCTGGTCGAGCACTACCAGGAGGGACGGCTCCCGCCGCTCGCCCAGCGCGAGATCGCCGCGTTCCTGGACGAGTACGGCCACCGCGGCGTCGCCGAGATCGACCTGGGCGTGCCGCGATGGTCGGAGGAGCCCGGCCACATCCTCGGCGTGCTGGCCAACTACCTGCGCATGGACACTGGAGTACCCCCGTCCGAGCAGTTCGCCGACGGAGTCCGGCAGGCCCGCGCGACGATCGCGCACGTGGCCGCGCGGGCCCGGCGCAGGGGGCGGTGGCGGGCCCCCGTCGTGCGCTTCGCGCTCGGGCGCACCCGCCGGTACGCCGGGCTGCGCGAGCTGCCCAAGTTCTACCTGGTCAAGACGCTGGCGGCGGTCCGCCGCAGCCTCCTGGTCGTGGGGGAGCACCTGGTGGGCCTGGGCGTGCTGGACTCCGCGCAGGACGTGTTCTTCCTGGACCTGCGCGAGACCAGGGCCGCGCTGGCGGGAGGCGACCTGCGGGCGCTGGTGGCGGAGCGGCGGGCCACGTACGAGCGGGAGCGGCGCCGCAGGCACGTCCCCCGGGTGCTGCTCTCCGACGGCACGGAACCGGAGGCCCTGTCGCAGCCCGGCGGCGACGGCGGGATCGCCGGCACGCCCGCCTCCCCCGGCACGGTCACGGGCGTGGCCAGGGTGGTGCTCGACCCGATCGGCGCGCACCTGGAGCCGGGCGAGATCCTCGTCTGCCCCTCCACCGACCCGGGCTGGACACCGCTGTTCCTGACGGCGGGCGGGCTGGTGATGGAGATGGGCGGCGCGATGTCCCACGGCGCGGTCGTGGCCAGGGAGTACGGCATCCCCGCCGTGGTGGGCGTGCCGGACGCCACCCACCGCATCACCTCCGGTCAGCGGATCACGGTGAACGGCGCCGCCGGGACGGTGACGATCGACGAGTGA
- a CDS encoding ABC transporter permease yields the protein MKAFAHLSATELRLLSRDPATLFFMVAFPAMLLLLNGSNDRLEVFVPGYLAMVLAIGGISTLPGVMASYRERKVLRRLATTPISPLVLLTAQIAAQLVMALAGAAILIGVAMLGFGVAPPAHPAALVLSFVLCALMCYAIGFVLAALAPRARTADLMGLLVMFPMIFLAGAAIPREGVPGELREIGAYLPLTQGVTALRESWLGDPAPMPFLILSAIIVLGTAIAVALFRWE from the coding sequence ATGAAGGCGTTCGCGCACCTGTCGGCCACGGAGCTGCGGCTGCTGTCCAGGGATCCCGCCACGCTGTTCTTCATGGTCGCCTTCCCCGCCATGCTGCTGCTCCTGAACGGCAGCAACGACCGCCTGGAGGTCTTCGTGCCCGGCTACCTGGCGATGGTGCTGGCCATCGGCGGGATCTCCACGCTGCCCGGCGTCATGGCGAGCTACCGGGAGCGCAAGGTGCTGCGCCGCCTGGCCACCACCCCGATCTCCCCGCTCGTGCTGCTCACCGCGCAGATCGCGGCCCAGCTCGTGATGGCGCTGGCGGGGGCCGCCATCCTGATCGGTGTGGCGATGCTCGGGTTCGGGGTGGCGCCGCCCGCGCACCCGGCCGCGCTGGTGCTGTCCTTCGTGCTGTGCGCCCTGATGTGTTACGCCATCGGCTTCGTGCTGGCCGCCCTCGCCCCGCGCGCCAGGACGGCGGACCTGATGGGGCTGCTCGTCATGTTCCCCATGATCTTCCTGGCGGGCGCGGCCATCCCGCGCGAGGGCGTGCCGGGGGAGCTGCGCGAGATCGGCGCGTACCTGCCGCTCACCCAGGGCGTCACCGCGCTGCGGGAGAGCTGGCTCGGCGACCCCGCGCCGATGCCCTTCCTCATCCTTTCGGCGATAATCGTGCTCGGCACCGCCATCGCGGTCGCACTGTTCCGCTGGGAGTGA
- a CDS encoding ABC transporter ATP-binding protein, which translates to MTVIELEDLHKAYGYNRAVDGVSFAVRKGETFGVLGHNGAGKTTTVECLSGLRRPDSGTVRVLGQDPARRRRALAQRMGVQLQEGELPDRLRVAEAMRLFAALYERPDDWEAVLRRWDLGPIAAKAYGDLSGGQKQRLKLALALVGGPELVVLDELTTGLDPVARRETWTLIGDLKAAGTTVVLVSHYLDEAEELCDRVAVFRRGKVVALGSPRELIGRTGTDSLEAAYLALAEEGR; encoded by the coding sequence ATGACGGTGATCGAGCTGGAGGACCTCCACAAGGCCTACGGCTACAACCGCGCCGTGGACGGCGTGTCGTTCGCGGTGCGCAAGGGCGAGACGTTCGGCGTGCTCGGCCACAACGGCGCGGGCAAGACCACCACGGTGGAATGCCTGTCGGGCCTGCGCAGGCCCGACTCGGGGACGGTGCGCGTGCTGGGCCAGGACCCCGCGCGCCGCCGGCGGGCCCTGGCCCAGCGCATGGGCGTGCAGCTGCAGGAGGGGGAGCTGCCCGACAGGCTCAGGGTGGCCGAGGCCATGCGGCTGTTCGCGGCCCTGTACGAGCGGCCGGACGACTGGGAGGCGGTGCTGCGGCGCTGGGACCTCGGCCCGATCGCGGCCAAGGCGTACGGCGACCTGTCCGGCGGGCAGAAGCAGCGGCTCAAGCTGGCCCTGGCCCTGGTCGGCGGGCCGGAGCTGGTGGTGCTCGACGAGCTGACCACCGGGCTGGACCCCGTGGCCCGCCGGGAGACGTGGACGCTCATCGGCGACCTGAAGGCGGCCGGCACCACGGTGGTGCTGGTGAGCCACTACCTGGACGAGGCAGAGGAGCTGTGCGACCGGGTGGCCGTCTTCCGCCGGGGCAAGGTCGTGGCGCTGGGCAGCCCGCGCGAGCTGATCGGCCGCACCGGGACGGACTCGCTGGAGGCCGCGTACCTGGCGCTGGCGGAGGAGGGGCGATGA
- a CDS encoding sugar phosphate isomerase/epimerase family protein has protein sequence MKLAVSTLGMPGEGLDRAIEVAAGHGCQGLELRLHPDTGVHAGLDAAARASVRERIEQAGLRISALAGYAGICEAGPDEPVVEALRADLRLAADLGAPGVRVFPRGDDLATGARRLKAVAGTAGDLGRRVLVETHDHLATGEGVAALLAEAGCPETTGAIWDLLHPWRHGEPPARTLAALRPYLDYVQVKDAVSAQDTTPVPMGTGSVPLEEAGELLRADGFGGWVSLEWERTWYPQVAPVEEILPGAAEWVRRFIP, from the coding sequence GTGAAGCTGGCGGTCAGCACGCTGGGGATGCCCGGCGAGGGGCTGGACAGGGCGATCGAGGTCGCGGCCGGGCACGGTTGCCAGGGGCTGGAGCTGCGGCTGCATCCCGACACCGGCGTGCACGCCGGCCTCGACGCCGCGGCCAGGGCATCGGTGCGGGAGCGGATCGAGCAGGCGGGGCTGCGGATCTCCGCCCTGGCGGGATATGCCGGCATCTGCGAGGCGGGCCCGGACGAGCCGGTCGTCGAGGCCCTGCGCGCCGACCTGCGGCTCGCCGCCGACCTCGGCGCGCCCGGCGTCCGGGTGTTCCCGCGCGGCGACGACCTGGCCACCGGCGCCCGCCGCCTCAAGGCCGTCGCCGGTACGGCCGGCGACCTCGGCCGCCGCGTGCTCGTCGAGACCCACGACCACCTGGCGACCGGCGAGGGGGTGGCCGCGCTGCTGGCCGAGGCGGGCTGCCCGGAGACCACCGGCGCGATCTGGGACCTGCTGCACCCGTGGCGCCACGGCGAGCCGCCCGCGCGGACGCTCGCGGCGCTGCGCCCGTATCTCGACTACGTGCAGGTCAAGGACGCGGTCTCGGCGCAGGACACGACCCCGGTGCCGATGGGGACGGGCTCGGTGCCGCTGGAGGAGGCGGGGGAGCTGCTGCGGGCCGACGGGTTCGGCGGGTGGGTGTCGCTGGAGTGGGAGCGCACCTGGTACCCGCAGGTGGCCCCGGTCGAGGAGATCCTGCCCGGCGCCGCGGAGTGGGTACGGCGCTTCATCCCCTAG